A genome region from Chengkuizengella sp. SCS-71B includes the following:
- a CDS encoding DUF11 domain-containing protein yields MFINRFTINTCGAMTFTGNTLGLGQQFNQNNAGTDDSIGAFITLDTSQPGQSNFPLDPDPVGGIATTTLNINLNSSAAILVIPAGSTVLYAELIWGGNYLSRNEDLTTLINNNVILTAPNGSMSSITPDPVTANEPTFPGNPPPKTLGFYMRSSNVTNIIQMHGAGEYSVGQVTGLTDRLNNSTDSTNHAGWTLAVIYQNLSLPFRNMTLFVGAQGVVNIMTNPIIDVNVAGFSTPSAGAISARVLISAGEGDATKSGDEFLFGPDTASLSNLSGSAPNNPAMNFFGSQIEDDNGAVDMSGTYGSRNQTPGTPGVNMFAGRQGWDIANVDASNALINNQNSGVFRFTTTEDEYLPNAIGLQIDLDDSILNLEKKVDQFLAHKGDVITYTSEITNPGPSIATNVIFTDIEPIGTDFIENSVSINGTLQPGEDPNAGILIGQIGIGDTVIVQFRVRVTTGKCFVTNDASVSFNCDQTVISNQVLTTICNDCLGCPSCSKKPH; encoded by the coding sequence ATGTTCATAAATCGATTTACTATAAATACTTGTGGCGCTATGACTTTTACAGGTAATACGCTAGGACTAGGTCAACAGTTCAATCAAAATAACGCAGGAACTGATGATAGCATCGGAGCATTCATTACACTAGACACAAGCCAACCAGGACAGAGCAATTTTCCACTGGACCCTGATCCTGTCGGTGGAATTGCAACTACTACTTTAAACATTAATTTGAATAGCTCTGCAGCAATTTTAGTGATTCCCGCAGGAAGTACGGTTCTTTATGCGGAGTTAATCTGGGGAGGGAATTATTTAAGCCGTAATGAGGATCTGACCACTTTGATCAATAACAATGTGATCTTAACGGCACCTAATGGCAGTATGTCCTCAATTACACCTGATCCTGTAACTGCGAATGAACCCACCTTCCCTGGAAATCCCCCACCAAAAACTTTAGGATTTTATATGCGTTCATCAAATGTAACCAATATTATTCAAATGCATGGAGCAGGTGAATATTCCGTTGGTCAAGTAACGGGATTGACAGATCGACTGAATAATTCGACTGATTCTACAAACCATGCAGGATGGACATTAGCTGTTATTTATCAGAATTTATCTCTTCCCTTTCGAAATATGACCCTATTTGTAGGTGCACAAGGAGTTGTCAATATTATGACAAACCCTATTATCGATGTAAATGTTGCTGGTTTTTCTACTCCATCAGCTGGAGCAATATCAGCTAGGGTGCTGATTAGTGCTGGAGAAGGAGACGCAACGAAATCAGGAGATGAATTCCTATTTGGTCCCGATACAGCCTCACTCTCAAATTTATCTGGGTCTGCACCAAATAATCCTGCTATGAATTTTTTTGGTTCACAAATAGAGGATGACAATGGAGCAGTAGATATGTCAGGTACTTATGGATCTAGAAATCAAACACCAGGAACACCAGGGGTCAATATGTTTGCAGGACGTCAAGGTTGGGATATCGCAAATGTGGATGCATCAAATGCATTGATAAACAATCAGAATTCAGGTGTTTTTAGATTTACTACTACAGAAGATGAGTATTTACCAAATGCAATAGGACTACAAATTGATTTGGATGATAGCATTCTTAACCTTGAAAAAAAAGTAGATCAATTTTTAGCTCACAAAGGAGATGTAATAACCTATACAAGTGAAATCACCAATCCTGGCCCCTCCATAGCAACGAATGTAATTTTTACTGATATCGAACCAATTGGCACTGATTTTATTGAAAATAGTGTAAGCATTAACGGAACCCTACAACCTGGAGAAGACCCTAATGCAGGAATTCTTATTGGACAAATCGGAATAGGAGATACTGTGATCGTTCAGTTCAGAGTAAGAGTAACAACAGGTAAATGTTTTGTAACAAATGATGCTAGTGTAAGTTTTAATTGTGACCAGACTGTGATAAGCAATCAAGTACTCACCACCATATGTAATGATTGCCTTGGTTGTCCCAGTTGTTCAAAAAAGCCTCATTAA